The following are encoded together in the Campylobacter concisus genome:
- a CDS encoding fibronectin type III domain-containing protein produces the protein MQRQRSYPKSVTNLQATKNAPKKIILTWDYAPAEDFAYFKVYRTVSKILPYTYLAKTTSNTYEDLINTNAATRYYRVTAVDKDGLESLKQEEPIVGITLGAPKTPNISASYDGSGVNVNWSAVDRASSYTVYRSGASEKIFSGIDGTGLRDDSVQKGASYSYSVVAIDEYGIASDKSSKAEVSIK, from the coding sequence GTGCAACGACAAAGGAGTTACCCTAAATCAGTAACAAACCTTCAGGCAACAAAAAATGCACCAAAAAAGATAATTTTAACTTGGGATTATGCGCCAGCTGAGGATTTTGCTTATTTTAAAGTTTATAGGACAGTGAGTAAAATTTTGCCTTACACATATCTAGCAAAAACGACTAGCAACACTTATGAAGATCTCATAAACACAAATGCGGCAACAAGGTATTACAGAGTCACAGCAGTCGATAAAGACGGCCTTGAGAGCTTAAAACAAGAAGAGCCAATTGTGGGGATAACACTTGGTGCGCCAAAGACTCCAAATATTAGCGCTAGCTACGATGGTAGCGGAGTAAATGTAAATTGGAGTGCAGTTGATAGAGCTAGTTCGTACACTGTTTATAGAAGTGGTGCAAGTGAGAAAATTTTTAGTGGCATAGATGGTACTGGACTTAGAGATGATAGCGTGCAAAAAGGAGCTAGCTATTCTTACAGCGTCGTAGCTATCGATGAGTACGGCATCGCCTCTGATAAGTCATCAAAAGCAGAAGTTAGCATAAAATAA
- a CDS encoding fibronectin type III domain-containing protein — MKKFALRILTPFLAAFLAGCGSSVPTQQSMSLPTITSLKTISDMTEVGFEWNPVTDESVVGYYLYRSNPNDANSKMQLVADIKDRFATHYVDRNLAPETTYSYQMRTYSSNAVSQPGTIATATTKPLLDSVPFSQAITGLPGRVKVIWRPHPDSTVASYIIQRSDAGVNKFSQIAEVNGRLNAEYIDTEVKPGKSYEYRILVKTSSGVVSKPSQNISATTKELP, encoded by the coding sequence ATGAAAAAATTTGCCCTACGCATATTGACACCATTTTTAGCAGCTTTCTTGGCGGGATGCGGCTCTAGCGTACCGACTCAGCAAAGCATGTCACTACCTACGATTACAAGTTTAAAAACTATTTCAGACATGACAGAAGTTGGCTTCGAGTGGAATCCAGTGACCGATGAGAGCGTTGTTGGCTACTATCTTTACCGCTCAAATCCAAATGATGCAAACTCAAAAATGCAACTAGTTGCAGACATCAAAGACCGCTTTGCAACGCACTATGTGGACCGCAATCTAGCTCCAGAGACAACTTACTCATACCAAATGAGAACCTACTCAAGCAATGCCGTCTCTCAACCGGGCACGATCGCAACAGCAACTACAAAGCCACTGCTTGACTCAGTACCATTTTCGCAAGCTATTACAGGGCTTCCAGGACGTGTGAAAGTGATCTGGAGACCGCATCCTGATAGCACCGTGGCAAGCTATATCATTCAAAGAAGTGATGCCGGAGTTAATAAATTTAGCCAAATCGCAGAGGTAAATGGCAGACTAAATGCCGAATATATCGATACTGAGGTAAAACCTGGTAAGTCTTATGAGTATAGAATTTTAGTTAAAACTTCTTCAGGCGTTGTTTCAAAACCAAGCCAAAACATAAGTGCAACGACAAAGGAGTTACCCTAA
- a CDS encoding RluA family pseudouridine synthase, whose translation MVKFNVLNSSRLDVAVAQELQISRNQALNLIKDSLVSVNLKPVSKPSFALSENDEVCVNFAPKKEVQNEYEVKFDIPIIYEDDDLIVLNKPPQIVVHQAPSVKEATLVEWLNKKGFMLSNLNGDVRAGIVHRLDKGTSGAIVVAKNNFAHAKLSEQLSDKSMGRIYLALTDLPLKEDVIIDKSIGRNPNNRLKKAIVADAKFAKSAFVNLLSENGINLIAAKLFTGRTHQIRVHLSSINRHILGDDLYGFKSQGDKISRVMLHAYMLYFIHPRTGKRVEFIAKTYDDFNQIIYKKIPKEIFDEKICPTHIDTIFSSFLGGMRL comes from the coding sequence TTGGTTAAATTTAATGTTTTAAATAGCTCAAGACTCGACGTCGCAGTGGCACAGGAGCTTCAAATTTCACGTAATCAAGCTTTAAATTTGATAAAAGATTCTCTCGTAAGCGTAAATTTAAAACCAGTCTCAAAACCAAGCTTTGCTCTAAGCGAAAATGATGAAGTTTGCGTAAATTTTGCCCCAAAAAAAGAGGTGCAAAACGAGTACGAAGTAAAATTCGACATCCCTATCATCTATGAAGACGATGATCTTATAGTGCTTAATAAACCCCCGCAAATCGTCGTCCATCAAGCTCCAAGTGTAAAAGAGGCGACACTTGTTGAGTGGCTAAATAAAAAAGGATTTATGCTCTCAAATTTAAATGGCGACGTAAGAGCTGGTATCGTCCACCGCCTAGATAAAGGTACTAGTGGTGCTATCGTCGTTGCTAAAAATAACTTCGCTCACGCAAAACTTAGCGAGCAGCTAAGTGATAAGAGCATGGGGCGAATTTATCTAGCACTCACTGATCTTCCTCTAAAAGAGGACGTCATCATCGACAAGTCAATCGGCAGAAATCCAAACAACCGCCTAAAAAAAGCGATCGTCGCGGACGCTAAATTTGCAAAAAGTGCCTTTGTAAATTTACTAAGCGAAAATGGCATAAATTTAATAGCAGCAAAACTTTTTACAGGCAGGACTCATCAGATAAGAGTGCACCTATCTAGCATAAACCGCCATATTTTAGGCGATGATTTATACGGATTTAAGAGCCAAGGCGATAAAATAAGCAGAGTCATGCTTCACGCTTATATGCTTTATTTTATCCATCCACGAACTGGCAAAAGGGTGGAATTTATCGCAAAAACGTATGATGACTTTAACCAAATAATTTACAAAAAAATTCCCAAGGAGATTTTTGATGAAAAAATTTGCCCTACGCATATTGACACCATTTTTAGCAGCTTTCTTGGCGGGATGCGGCTCTAG
- a CDS encoding FtsW/RodA/SpoVE family cell cycle protein — translation MIKLDRRILTHFDFIQPFLIIPIIAISYILVSEANDVLANKQLVYFGIGFVSFCVAFLLPIRRIDWIIPMFYWVCIVLLLSVDLFGVSKLGAKRWLEIPFVHFTLQPSELMKPAFLLMLAYLIKQRPPEANGYGLKDFLKLSFYILLPFALIMKEPDLGTALILLIVGYTILFVIGVNKKIWITIILAIGFLAPVLYENLHDYQKKRIHDFIAEEPSYHVKQSIIAIGSGGLKGKPKDEATQTHFKFLPIATSDFIFAYNIERFGFYGGLFLLGLYGALITHLLSLNYGLKNDYFTQVITTGIAALIFVYVGVNVSMTIGFAPVVGVPLPFFSYGGSSFVTFMVLFGILQNLLTFRFDRTYSFIKIHF, via the coding sequence TTGATAAAACTAGATCGGCGTATTTTAACACATTTTGATTTTATTCAGCCGTTTTTAATAATCCCAATCATAGCCATTTCTTACATCCTAGTTTCCGAAGCAAACGACGTCTTAGCAAACAAACAGCTTGTATATTTTGGTATCGGATTTGTTTCATTTTGTGTCGCATTTTTGTTACCCATTAGGCGTATAGACTGGATTATTCCGATGTTTTACTGGGTCTGCATCGTGCTGCTTTTAAGTGTCGATCTCTTTGGCGTTAGCAAGCTAGGAGCCAAACGCTGGCTAGAAATTCCTTTCGTTCACTTCACACTTCAGCCATCAGAACTGATGAAGCCAGCCTTTTTACTGATGCTAGCCTATCTCATCAAACAGCGTCCTCCAGAGGCTAATGGATACGGATTAAAAGATTTTTTAAAACTTAGTTTTTACATACTTTTGCCATTTGCGCTCATTATGAAAGAGCCTGATCTTGGCACCGCACTCATACTTTTGATAGTTGGCTACACCATCCTTTTTGTCATCGGCGTAAATAAGAAAATTTGGATCACCATCATCCTTGCCATAGGCTTTTTGGCGCCGGTTTTGTATGAAAATTTACATGACTATCAGAAAAAGAGGATTCACGATTTTATCGCTGAAGAGCCAAGCTATCACGTCAAACAAAGCATTATCGCCATAGGTAGTGGTGGACTAAAAGGTAAGCCAAAGGATGAGGCGACACAGACACACTTTAAATTTTTACCAATCGCCACTAGTGACTTCATCTTTGCCTACAATATCGAGCGTTTTGGCTTTTATGGTGGATTGTTTCTGCTTGGGCTTTATGGGGCACTCATAACACATCTTTTAAGTTTAAATTATGGTCTAAAAAACGACTATTTTACACAAGTTATCACCACGGGGATTGCTGCGCTAATTTTCGTTTACGTCGGTGTAAATGTCTCAATGACGATCGGTTTTGCACCGGTTGTGGGCGTGCCACTACCATTTTTTAGTTACGGCGGAAGTAGCTTTGTTACATTTATGGTACTTTTTGGAATTTTGCAAAATTTGCTAACTTTTAGATTTGATAGAACTTATAGCTTTATAAAAATTCACTTCTAA
- a CDS encoding aminotransferase class V-fold PLP-dependent enzyme: MLNIDEVRKNIILKEGLYYFDYTASGLAYKPIEDEILKFLETYANTHSDSSSSAVLTQKYYENARAELKSLLGLDDSFYLIATGQGATAAIKKFQEIVGIYISPATRALIGEANLRNLNLPLAIIGPYEHHSVEVSLREGLCDIKRIELDENNEIDYAMLENTLKQNAKRKIIASFSAASNVTGVKTDYKKIYSLIKKYNGILALDVATLSAYENVDCRYFDALFLSPHKLLGGVGSCGLLAIKKELCKNLPTFAAGGTVKYVSRTSHIFTNEVENLEEGGTPPIMQLMRANLAYKLRNEIGLNNIKAAECELGEMFCKELEKIDEVINYCPENLDRLPIFAFNVKGISPYDFAASLSSEFGIQTRAGCDCAGPYGHDLLNLKDNTIFDAKPGWVRVSIHYTHTKEDIKYLINAIKSCIKKHKEG; this comes from the coding sequence TTGCTAAATATCGATGAAGTAAGAAAAAATATCATTTTAAAAGAGGGCCTTTACTATTTTGACTACACAGCTTCAGGTCTTGCTTATAAGCCCATAGAAGATGAAATTTTAAAATTTTTAGAAACCTACGCAAACACTCACTCAGATAGTAGTTCAAGCGCAGTGCTAACGCAAAAATACTATGAAAATGCAAGAGCTGAGCTAAAAAGCTTATTGGGTCTTGATGATAGTTTTTATCTTATTGCGACTGGTCAAGGAGCGACGGCTGCGATAAAGAAATTTCAGGAGATAGTGGGAATTTATATCTCACCAGCTACAAGAGCTTTGATCGGCGAAGCAAATTTAAGAAATTTAAACTTGCCATTAGCGATCATTGGCCCTTATGAGCATCACTCTGTTGAAGTTAGCTTAAGAGAAGGGCTTTGTGATATAAAACGTATAGAGCTTGATGAAAACAATGAGATAGATTATGCGATGCTTGAGAATACATTAAAGCAAAATGCAAAAAGAAAGATAATAGCTAGCTTTAGTGCCGCCTCAAACGTCACTGGCGTTAAAACCGATTATAAAAAAATTTACTCGCTGATTAAAAAATATAATGGCATTTTGGCACTTGATGTGGCTACTCTTAGTGCTTATGAAAATGTCGATTGCAGATATTTTGACGCACTGTTTCTCTCGCCTCACAAGCTGCTTGGCGGAGTTGGGAGTTGTGGGCTTTTGGCCATCAAAAAAGAGCTTTGTAAAAATTTGCCTACATTTGCAGCTGGAGGCACAGTCAAGTACGTAAGCAGGACATCACATATTTTTACTAATGAAGTTGAAAATTTAGAAGAGGGCGGCACGCCACCGATAATGCAGCTAATGCGTGCAAATTTAGCATACAAGCTAAGAAATGAGATCGGACTTAATAATATAAAAGCAGCTGAATGTGAGCTAGGCGAGATGTTTTGCAAAGAGCTAGAAAAGATAGATGAGGTGATAAATTATTGCCCTGAAAATTTAGACAGATTGCCTATTTTTGCATTTAATGTAAAAGGCATTTCGCCTTATGATTTTGCTGCTAGTTTAAGTAGCGAATTTGGCATCCAAACACGCGCAGGCTGTGATTGCGCTGGGCCGTATGGGCATGATTTGCTTAATCTAAAAGATAATACCATTTTTGACGCAAAGCCTGGTTGGGTACGTGTTAGCATTCACTATACGCATACAAAAGAAGATATAAAATATCTTATAAATGCCATAAAGTCTTGTATTAAAAAGCACAAAGAAGGATAG
- the thiE gene encoding thiamine phosphate synthase has translation MAEIYAISDDVLMPENLALQYTKEILECGVKFFQFRSKKIPKNERLASEILNLCEKFGARFIVNDDILFAANIGAKSVHLGKDDASIKEAFEILGDDAYVGVSCYDSLELAINAKQNGVSYVAFGAMFKSPTKPNAPLCKAQTISQAKEMGMNVCVIGGINSSNISSVARVKPDMVALISAIYKDGTIKKNIENLQRNLLL, from the coding sequence ATGGCTGAAATTTATGCAATTAGCGACGATGTGCTGATGCCTGAAAATTTAGCCTTGCAATATACTAAAGAAATTTTAGAGTGTGGGGTGAAATTTTTTCAATTTCGCTCCAAAAAAATACCTAAAAATGAGAGACTGGCTAGTGAAATTTTAAATTTATGTGAGAAATTTGGGGCTAGATTTATCGTAAATGATGATATTTTATTTGCTGCTAATATCGGGGCAAAGTCCGTGCATTTGGGAAAAGATGATGCGAGCATAAAAGAAGCGTTTGAAATTTTAGGGGATGACGCTTACGTGGGGGTTAGCTGCTATGATAGCTTGGAGCTTGCTATTAATGCAAAACAAAATGGTGTTAGCTATGTAGCTTTTGGAGCGATGTTTAAAAGTCCAACAAAACCAAATGCGCCACTTTGCAAGGCCCAAACTATATCACAAGCAAAAGAAATGGGAATGAATGTGTGTGTCATAGGAGGTATAAACTCTAGCAACATTTCAAGTGTCGCTAGAGTAAAGCCGGACATGGTCGCCTTAATATCCGCTATCTATAAAGATGGCACGATAAAGAAAAATATAGAAAATTTACAAAGAAATTTATTACTTTAA
- a CDS encoding hydroxymethylpyrimidine/phosphomethylpyrimidine kinase produces MKNILIIAGSDSVGGAGVQADIKTCEAFSCYAATAITAFTAQNTNGVSNIFATNATNLNEQIKMVDEELSIDAIKVGMLFNKELISCVGSWLEKFHKQGIRIVIDPVCVAKSGSKLLEDDAIASLKELFKFADIITPNIDEVKVLELDSKNLPCDMILKRSMVAEICEDTLFKKNGDVLKFKEPLIKPEIIHGAGCSFASALACLLANGHTKEEAIKLAKKYILNAIKNAITTKFGKRLLNHKVGING; encoded by the coding sequence ATGAAAAATATATTAATCATTGCAGGAAGTGATAGTGTTGGTGGTGCTGGTGTGCAGGCTGATATTAAGACATGTGAGGCATTTTCTTGCTACGCAGCGACGGCTATCACGGCTTTTACGGCACAAAATACAAATGGCGTTAGCAATATCTTTGCTACAAATGCTACAAACCTAAATGAACAAATCAAAATGGTAGACGAAGAGCTAAGCATAGATGCCATAAAGGTTGGTATGCTTTTTAATAAAGAGCTTATATCTTGCGTTGGTTCTTGGCTTGAAAAATTTCATAAGCAAGGCATTAGAATAGTAATAGACCCAGTTTGCGTAGCAAAATCAGGCTCAAAGCTTCTTGAGGATGACGCGATAGCAAGCTTAAAAGAGCTTTTTAAATTCGCAGACATTATTACGCCAAATATCGATGAAGTCAAAGTTTTGGAGCTTGATAGCAAAAATTTACCTTGCGATATGATCTTAAAGCGAAGCATGGTTGCAGAAATTTGCGAAGATACTCTTTTTAAAAAAAATGGTGACGTGCTTAAATTTAAAGAGCCACTAATAAAACCAGAGATCATTCACGGGGCTGGATGTAGCTTTGCGAGTGCGCTGGCTTGCTTGCTGGCAAATGGACACACCAAAGAAGAGGCCATAAAACTAGCCAAAAAATACATTTTAAATGCTATTAAAAATGCAATTACGACAAAATTTGGTAAACGCCTACTAAATCATAAAGTCGGTATAAATGGCTGA
- a CDS encoding aminotransferase class V-fold PLP-dependent enzyme, whose product MVNLEHIRENIILKNGIYYFDFTASGLAYRPIEDEMAKILQTYANTHSISSSNAYKTAQTYEDSRRELKSLLGLDESFYLFTCGNGATGAIKKFQEILGIYAPPALKKRYSLKPNENSPLVVLGPYEHHSNEISFRQALCEVERIRLDKNGEIDFNHLEQILRINVGREIIATFSVASNVTGVLSDYRKIYTLIKSYGGIVAFDAASFSAYGNIDCDYFDALFLSPHKLLGGVGSCGLLAIKKILANSDEPTFAGGGTVSYVSKNYAIFVKDSEQLEEAGTPPILGLIRANLAYRLRNEIGFGTIYENESELGEYFEKRLAEIPELTCYHPNNAKRLPIFSFNVTGVSPYELAKVLSKEYGIQTRAGCSCAGPYGHDLLHLKEDALFTRKPGWVRAGLHYTHTLQDADYLVDALKNSIKKYSSSWKVDDPFSVDKISGCMGDR is encoded by the coding sequence TTGGTAAATTTAGAGCACATTAGAGAAAATATAATTTTAAAAAATGGCATTTATTATTTTGATTTTACAGCCTCAGGGCTAGCTTATAGGCCTATCGAAGATGAGATGGCAAAAATACTCCAAACATATGCAAATACGCACTCTATCAGCTCATCAAATGCTTATAAAACCGCTCAAACTTATGAAGATTCAAGACGTGAATTAAAAAGCTTACTAGGACTTGATGAGAGCTTTTATCTTTTTACTTGTGGCAATGGAGCTACCGGTGCGATAAAGAAATTTCAAGAAATTTTAGGAATTTATGCACCACCTGCGTTAAAAAAAAGATATTCGTTAAAGCCAAATGAAAATTCTCCGCTTGTGGTGCTTGGGCCTTACGAGCATCATTCAAATGAGATAAGCTTTAGGCAAGCACTTTGTGAGGTTGAGCGTATCAGGCTTGATAAAAATGGAGAAATTGATTTTAATCACTTGGAGCAAATTTTAAGGATAAATGTTGGTCGTGAGATCATCGCAACTTTTAGTGTAGCTTCAAATGTGACTGGGGTTTTGAGCGATTATAGAAAAATTTATACTCTTATAAAATCTTATGGTGGCATTGTGGCATTTGATGCTGCAAGTTTTAGCGCTTATGGAAATATTGATTGTGACTATTTCGATGCTCTTTTTTTATCTCCTCATAAATTACTTGGTGGAGTTGGAAGTTGTGGGCTTCTTGCTATAAAAAAGATACTTGCAAACTCAGATGAGCCGACATTTGCTGGTGGTGGAACGGTAAGCTATGTCAGCAAAAACTACGCTATATTTGTAAAAGATAGTGAACAGCTAGAAGAGGCTGGCACACCGCCTATTTTAGGACTCATAAGAGCAAATTTGGCCTATAGACTGAGAAATGAGATAGGATTTGGGACAATATATGAAAATGAGAGCGAGCTTGGAGAGTATTTTGAGAAAAGACTAGCAGAAATTCCTGAGCTTACTTGCTATCATCCAAATAATGCAAAGCGTTTGCCGATATTTTCTTTTAACGTGACTGGTGTTTCGCCTTATGAGTTAGCTAAAGTTTTAAGCAAAGAATATGGCATTCAAACGCGTGCAGGATGCTCTTGCGCTGGGCCATATGGACATGATTTGCTTCATTTAAAGGAAGACGCACTCTTTACTCGCAAGCCAGGCTGGGTCAGAGCTGGACTTCACTATACGCATACGCTACAAGACGCGGATTATCTAGTGGACGCATTAAAAAATAGCATTAAAAAGTATTCAAGTAGTTGGAAGGTCGATGATCCTTTTAGCGTTGATAAAATTTCAGGTTGTATGGGAGATAGATGA
- a CDS encoding DUF234 domain-containing protein, which translates to MKHLDINELIKFHLVFDEFDLKHSYYDVFEAIEAEILNNFLALMPKFYFESDTNDAIKSALIKLARSDRKKFSVNKILPQSLASKVYAKLFEKNFLLLEKSREVLPKRSKNQMLKKEERGYKVEDKIHFNSHFSRFWFRFIEPNLNLLKAGKNDEILAIIKKEFDEYASLGFEILCGELMAKKFLINGIFLSSFWSRNIELDMLLNIGGKIIVGEAKYKERKVCKNVLNLLLKKCEKLNINPDIIALFSKSGFSSELRNLKDERLRLYEISDFEELLK; encoded by the coding sequence ATGAAACACCTTGATATAAATGAACTTATTAAATTTCATCTCGTCTTTGATGAGTTTGATTTAAAACACTCATATTATGATGTTTTTGAAGCGATCGAGGCTGAAATTTTAAACAACTTCTTAGCCTTGATGCCAAAATTTTACTTCGAGTCCGATACAAACGATGCTATAAAATCTGCCCTCATAAAACTCGCACGAAGCGATAGAAAAAAATTTAGCGTAAATAAAATTTTACCTCAAAGCCTAGCTAGCAAAGTCTATGCAAAGCTTTTTGAAAAGAATTTTTTACTGCTAGAAAAAAGTAGAGAAGTACTTCCAAAAAGATCAAAAAATCAAATGCTCAAAAAAGAAGAAAGGGGCTATAAAGTTGAGGATAAAATACATTTTAATAGCCATTTTTCAAGGTTTTGGTTTAGATTTATTGAGCCAAATTTAAATTTACTAAAAGCTGGTAAAAATGATGAAATTTTAGCCATTATAAAAAAAGAATTTGACGAATATGCAAGCCTTGGATTTGAAATTTTATGCGGTGAACTCATGGCAAAAAAATTTCTGATTAATGGCATATTTTTAAGTAGCTTTTGGAGCAGGAATATAGAACTTGATATGCTATTAAACATAGGTGGCAAGATCATAGTCGGCGAGGCAAAATACAAAGAGAGAAAGGTTTGTAAAAACGTGCTAAATTTACTATTAAAAAAATGTGAAAAACTAAATATCAATCCAGATATTATTGCTCTTTTTTCAAAGAGTGGATTTAGTAGCGAGCTAAGAAATCTAAAGGATGAAAGGCTAAGGCTTTATGAAATTAGCGATTTTGAGGAACTTTTAAAATGA
- a CDS encoding sensor histidine kinase, producing MNEHDIQAGLKSLIEQTYLIENEYKNLTSSYANLQNFIKDIVEILPNAIWVLDENDEIFLQNSEAVRLGKIFKEIPKKEGEINVDGQIYLFKTSSKDNKLIISATNITTEKRTERLASMGQVAAHLAHEIRNPVGSISLLASTLLKRADERIQPIVNQIQKATWRVERIIKATLLFTKGLNINAQIFDFSQLKKECEEAINFYDYSKDIKFSLEFPDGKYMGDLDLLAIVFQNILFNAIDAIEESDDDEGEIILSYEKTPSEHKFIVYDSGEPIKDKAIVFEPFKSSKLKGNGLGLHLCLQIIEAHKGSIEITLNPKTFCINLPIKEKE from the coding sequence ATGAACGAACACGATATCCAAGCTGGCTTAAAAAGCCTGATAGAGCAGACTTATCTGATAGAAAACGAATATAAAAATTTAACATCGTCTTACGCAAACTTGCAAAATTTCATTAAAGATATTGTGGAAATTCTGCCAAATGCTATCTGGGTATTAGATGAAAATGATGAGATTTTTTTACAAAACTCAGAAGCAGTAAGACTTGGTAAAATTTTTAAAGAGATACCAAAAAAAGAAGGCGAGATAAATGTAGATGGACAAATTTATCTTTTTAAAACAAGCTCTAAAGACAATAAACTAATAATCTCTGCAACAAACATAACAACAGAAAAACGCACCGAGCGTCTTGCCTCGATGGGTCAAGTAGCAGCTCACTTAGCCCACGAGATCAGAAATCCAGTAGGCTCTATCTCGCTTTTGGCTTCAACACTGCTTAAAAGAGCCGATGAACGCATACAGCCTATCGTAAATCAAATACAAAAAGCTACATGGCGAGTCGAACGCATAATAAAAGCCACTCTACTTTTCACAAAAGGCCTTAACATAAATGCACAAATTTTTGACTTTTCGCAGCTTAAAAAAGAGTGCGAAGAGGCTATAAATTTTTACGACTATTCAAAGGATATTAAATTTAGCCTAGAATTTCCAGATGGCAAATATATGGGCGACCTTGATCTACTTGCCATCGTTTTTCAAAATATTTTATTTAACGCTATTGATGCCATCGAAGAGAGCGATGATGATGAGGGAGAGATCATTTTAAGCTACGAAAAAACACCGAGTGAGCATAAATTTATCGTTTATGATAGTGGCGAGCCTATCAAAGACAAAGCCATAGTCTTTGAGCCATTTAAAAGCAGCAAGCTAAAAGGAAATGGCCTTGGGCTGCACCTTTGCTTGCAGATCATAGAGGCTCACAAAGGCAGTATCGAGATCACACTAAATCCAAAAACATTTTGCATAAATTTACCAATAAAGGAGAAAGAATGA
- a CDS encoding cysteine hydrolase family protein, which yields MNIQNELEAFKKSLQTLDLREISNDGAKNVAFICIDMIEAFAGSGALASQRVAALSKGIATLFDRAWKDFGFRNFILIEDRHTSDSKEFENFLPHAILDTNEIKTVKEIENLSFFKEFKTFYKNSLSIAFNKEFEKFLEQNPQIDTFVITGDCTDMCVYQCVSYLKLRANEYNKKARVIVPFDLTQTYDIPGHNGDFYHEMFSLHMKLALGADVVKSIKF from the coding sequence ATGAACATACAAAACGAACTTGAGGCTTTTAAAAAATCTCTTCAAACGCTTGATTTGAGAGAAATTTCAAACGATGGAGCAAAAAACGTTGCATTTATCTGTATCGATATGATAGAAGCATTTGCTGGCAGTGGCGCGCTCGCTAGTCAAAGAGTAGCTGCTTTATCAAAAGGGATCGCGACACTTTTTGATAGAGCGTGGAAAGATTTTGGCTTTAGAAATTTTATCCTTATAGAAGATAGACACACCAGTGATTCAAAAGAATTTGAGAACTTTTTGCCACATGCCATACTTGATACAAATGAGATAAAAACCGTAAAAGAGATAGAAAATCTAAGCTTTTTTAAAGAGTTCAAGACATTTTATAAAAACTCTTTAAGCATTGCGTTTAATAAAGAATTTGAGAAATTTTTAGAGCAAAACCCACAAATTGACACTTTTGTTATTACCGGAGATTGCACTGATATGTGCGTTTATCAGTGCGTCAGTTATCTTAAACTACGAGCCAATGAATATAATAAAAAAGCAAGAGTTATCGTGCCGTTTGATCTTACACAAACGTACGATATACCAGGACACAATGGCGATTTTTACCACGAGATGTTTTCTCTTCATATGAAGCTAGCACTTGGCGCTGATGTGGTAAAGAGTATTAAATTTTAA
- a CDS encoding DUF6882 domain-containing protein, with the protein MFLDKLGVDKSNWSELFSACVGKATLLQKRAFRLLVEGSNWQVDFDSGKIYFDEREFDMQFIGSESFSSNTWLWGYENINGFDERLLELANKAREFGEKFGLSVFSTPQFDLDKNFNGHTISMVLCTAFDEQNYYRIEYDGGAAYVAFRADAVFEEPVLANELLSVVNECISAYELDHKILVKGLLLSCDMKFSESPNEIVSDKYELSFKFDELNRLINISSKL; encoded by the coding sequence ATGTTCTTAGATAAGCTTGGCGTAGATAAAAGTAACTGGAGTGAGCTTTTTAGCGCATGTGTTGGCAAAGCGACATTACTTCAAAAACGTGCATTTAGGCTACTTGTTGAAGGTAGCAACTGGCAGGTTGATTTTGATAGTGGTAAAATTTACTTTGATGAGCGTGAGTTTGACATGCAGTTTATTGGCTCTGAGAGCTTCTCGTCAAATACGTGGCTTTGGGGTTATGAAAATATAAATGGCTTTGATGAGCGGTTGCTTGAGCTTGCAAATAAAGCGCGTGAGTTTGGTGAGAAATTTGGACTTAGTGTATTTAGCACACCACAATTTGATCTAGATAAAAATTTTAATGGCCACACGATCAGTATGGTCCTTTGCACCGCTTTTGATGAACAAAATTATTATAGGATAGAGTACGATGGTGGTGCGGCATACGTAGCGTTTAGAGCAGATGCAGTCTTTGAAGAGCCAGTGCTAGCAAATGAGCTTTTGAGCGTAGTAAATGAGTGCATAAGTGCCTATGAGCTAGATCACAAAATCCTTGTAAAAGGACTTTTACTAAGCTGTGATATGAAATTTAGCGAAAGCCCTAATGAAATCGTATCGGATAAATACGAGCTTAGCTTTAAATTTGACGAGCTAAATAGGCTCATAAATATTTCAAGTAAGCTTTAA